A single Brassica rapa cultivar Chiifu-401-42 chromosome A04, CAAS_Brap_v3.01, whole genome shotgun sequence DNA region contains:
- the LOC103862817 gene encoding probable WRKY transcription factor 46 isoform X1, whose protein sequence is MLMEEKLVVKELEQGKELANQLMNSLNNPSSSSKESNEVLISEILHCFENTIAMMMNLDKKTLKRSHERSDQSNKKRRMLEKKKTEKVNICIGSGQEGTLLDDGHCWRKYGQKDIHGSKNPRGYYRCTHKFTRGCLAVKQVQKSDTNPLCYEVKYVESHTCDITQSATKHSLPVSEEAEQKLHDAKHSDDTVQHMKPEELMLSIEDLDYKKDIFRTFSFSNHEMDDDFLEWKDLMANLSPTTSESGITNEFHVSPTDDSCFSSLETLLGSTPDLSWM, encoded by the exons ATGTTGATGGAAGAAAAGCTTGTGGTTAAGGAGCTGGAGCAAGGGAAAGAGTTAGCGAATCAGCTTATGAACAGTTTGAACAACCCTTCCTCGTCTTCGAAGGAATCAAACGAGGTCTTGATCTCGGAGATCCTCCATTGTTTCGAAAACACAATTGCTATGATGATGAATCTTGACAAGAAAACACTTAAGAGAAGCCATGAGAGAAGTGATCAGAGTAACAAGAAGAG AAGAATGTTGGAGAAGAAAAAGACAGAGAAAGTAAATATTTGTATCGGATCAGGACAAGAAGGAACTCTACTTGATGATGGTCATTGTTGGAGAAAATATGGTCAGAAAGATATTCATGGTTCCAAGAACCCTAG AGGATACTATAGATGTACACATAAATTCACAAGAGGTTGCTTGGCAGTGAAGCAAGTTCAAAAGTCAGACACAAACCCTTTGTGCTATGAAGTCAAGTACGTAGAGAGTCACACATGTGATATCACTCAATCAGCCACCAAACACTCTCTTCCTGTGTCCGAAGAAGCAGAACAAAAGCTACATGATGCAAAGCACTCTGATGACACGGTCCAACACATGAAGCCTGAAGAGTTGATGTTAAGTATTGAAGATCTTGATTACAAGAAGGATATTTTCAGGACGTTTTCATTCTCAAATCATGAGATGGATGATGATTTCCTAGAATGGAAAGATCTGATGGCGAATCTATCACCTACAACATCAGAATCTGGAATCACCAACGAGTTTCATGTTTCGCCAACGGATGATTCGTGTTTCTCTTCTTTGGAAACCCTTCTCGGTTCAACTCCCGATTTGTCGTGGATGTAA
- the LOC103862817 gene encoding probable WRKY transcription factor 46 isoform X2 encodes MLMEEKLVVKELEQGKELANQLMNSLNNPSSSSKESNEVLISEILHCFENTIAMMMNLDKKTLKRSHERSDQSNKKRMLEKKKTEKVNICIGSGQEGTLLDDGHCWRKYGQKDIHGSKNPRGYYRCTHKFTRGCLAVKQVQKSDTNPLCYEVKYVESHTCDITQSATKHSLPVSEEAEQKLHDAKHSDDTVQHMKPEELMLSIEDLDYKKDIFRTFSFSNHEMDDDFLEWKDLMANLSPTTSESGITNEFHVSPTDDSCFSSLETLLGSTPDLSWM; translated from the exons ATGTTGATGGAAGAAAAGCTTGTGGTTAAGGAGCTGGAGCAAGGGAAAGAGTTAGCGAATCAGCTTATGAACAGTTTGAACAACCCTTCCTCGTCTTCGAAGGAATCAAACGAGGTCTTGATCTCGGAGATCCTCCATTGTTTCGAAAACACAATTGCTATGATGATGAATCTTGACAAGAAAACACTTAAGAGAAGCCATGAGAGAAGTGATCAGAGTAACAAGAAGAG AATGTTGGAGAAGAAAAAGACAGAGAAAGTAAATATTTGTATCGGATCAGGACAAGAAGGAACTCTACTTGATGATGGTCATTGTTGGAGAAAATATGGTCAGAAAGATATTCATGGTTCCAAGAACCCTAG AGGATACTATAGATGTACACATAAATTCACAAGAGGTTGCTTGGCAGTGAAGCAAGTTCAAAAGTCAGACACAAACCCTTTGTGCTATGAAGTCAAGTACGTAGAGAGTCACACATGTGATATCACTCAATCAGCCACCAAACACTCTCTTCCTGTGTCCGAAGAAGCAGAACAAAAGCTACATGATGCAAAGCACTCTGATGACACGGTCCAACACATGAAGCCTGAAGAGTTGATGTTAAGTATTGAAGATCTTGATTACAAGAAGGATATTTTCAGGACGTTTTCATTCTCAAATCATGAGATGGATGATGATTTCCTAGAATGGAAAGATCTGATGGCGAATCTATCACCTACAACATCAGAATCTGGAATCACCAACGAGTTTCATGTTTCGCCAACGGATGATTCGTGTTTCTCTTCTTTGGAAACCCTTCTCGGTTCAACTCCCGATTTGTCGTGGATGTAA